The proteins below come from a single Perca flavescens isolate YP-PL-M2 chromosome 8, PFLA_1.0, whole genome shotgun sequence genomic window:
- the si:dkey-246g23.4 gene encoding monocarboxylate transporter 7 isoform X3 produces MWQINMDSPVMAQKARVVVAPAAAPDGGYARFILLSCFLVFGLTYGVIKVFGVFYVEIHRHFEATATGTSWITSIAVATLHFLAPLASVLSARYSHRSVVIMGGLMCGIGVVFGSFARNLSELYLTVGFLNGFGYAMTWPTTVTMLGLYFEKRRPVANALASSGECVLTFVLTPLFQLLIDSYSWRGALLILGGLQLNLCVCGMLLRPLKATRYVICEVKAGEEGLSQELLPKDDSEQSKPSFLDAEELRVSDGSDHGTIKAFLEDPEEIPNSTMKIQDSNNRTKRAELRTKILRYIDYTLITNAKFMVYSMFGVFAALGFFAPGLFLIPYARSKGIEEYQAAALMSISAVLDLFGRVFFGWLANLRLVEMVLQLTATMLLLGTVLLLCPLASSYLELAAFSAAYGLMYGAAVAIHITMLAEIVGVNRLGSALGFFLLIRSSGGLLGPPIAECGCQICTQTKKSPG; encoded by the exons ATGTGGCAGATCAACATGGACTCCCCAGTGATGGCTCAGAAGGCGAGGGTAGTTGTGGCACCAGCGGCAGCCCCTGATGGTGGCTACGCCCGGTTCATCCTGCTCTCCTGCTTCCTGGTCTTTGGCCTGACCTATGGGGTCATTAAGGTCTTTGGTGTATTCTACGTTGAGATACACAGACACTTTGAAGCCACAGCAACAGGAACATCTTGGATTACCTCTATTGCCGTGGCTACACTTCACTTCTTGG CTCCATTAGCATCTGTTTTGAGTGCTCGCTACAGCCATCGCTCTGTAGTAATAATGGGAGGACTGATGTGCGGCATAGGAGTCGTGTTTGGGTCTTTCGCTCGTAACCTGAGTGAACTCTACTTGACAGTGGGATTCCTGAATG GTTTTGGCTATGCAATGACTTGGCCTACCACAGTGACCATGCTGGGCTTGTACTTTGAAAAGAGGCGCCCAGTGGCAAACGCCTTGGCCAGCTCTGGAGAGTGCGTCCTTACCTTTGTCCTCACACCCTTATTCCAGCTGTTAATTGACAGCTACTCCTGGAGGGGTGCTTTGCTAATCCTGGGGGGTCTGCAGCttaacctctgtgtgtgtgggatgcTGCTGAGGCCCCTAAAGGCCACCAGATACGTGATTTGTGAGGTCAAAGCAGGGGAGGAAGGCTTGTCCCAGGAATTGCTACCAAAAGACGACTCGGAGCAGAGCAAACCAAGCTTCCTAGAtgcagaggagctgagagtaTCTGATGGTTCTGATCACGGGACAATCAAGGCATTTCTTGAGGACCCTGAAGAAATACCTAATTCAACCATGAAAATACAAGACTCAAACAACAGGACTAAGAGGGCTGAACTAAGGACCAAAATCCTTCGCTACATCGACTATACCCTCATTACCAATGCAAAATTCATGGTTTACTCAATGTTTGGGGTGTTTGCTGCACTGGGTTTTTTTGCCCCAGGTCTGTTCCTGATTCCATATGCTCGTAGTAAGGGGATTGAGGAGTACCAGGCAGCTGCACTCATGTCCATCTCTGCAGTGTTGGACCTGTTTGGAAGGGTGTTCTTTGGCTGGTTGGCAAACTTGAGACTGGTGGAGATG GTGCTGCAGCTGACAGCAACTATGCTTCTGCTGGGTACTGTGTTACTCCTCTGCCCGCTGGCCTCTTCTTACTTAGAgctggctgctttcagcgcaGCATATGGCCTGATGTACGGTGCTGCGGTCGCCATCCACATCACCATGCTGGCTGAGATTGTGGGCGTCAATAGGCTCGGAAGTGCGCTGGGGTTCTTCTTGCTCATACGCAGTAGCGGAGGCCTGCTCGGACCTCCCATTGCTG
- the si:dkey-246g23.4 gene encoding monocarboxylate transporter 7 isoform X2, with product MWQINMDSPVMAQKARVVVAPAAAPDGGYARFILLSCFLVFGLTYGVIKVFGVFYVEIHRHFEATATGTSWITSIAVATLHFLAPLASVLSARYSHRSVVIMGGLMCGIGVVFGSFARNLSELYLTVGFLNGFGYAMTWPTTVTMLGLYFEKRRPVANALASSGECVLTFVLTPLFQLLIDSYSWRGALLILGGLQLNLCVCGMLLRPLKATRYVICEVKAGEEGLSQELLPKDDSEQSKPSFLDAEELRVSDGSDHGTIKAFLEDPEEIPNSTMKIQDSNNRTKRAELRTKILRYIDYTLITNAKFMVYSMFGVFAALGFFAPGLFLIPYARSKGIEEYQAAALMSISAVLDLFGRVFFGWLANLRLVEMVLQLTATMLLLGTVLLLCPLASSYLELAAFSAAYGLMYGAAVAIHITMLAEIVGVNRLGSALGFFLLIRSSGGLLGPPIAAECGCQICTQTKKSPG from the exons ATGTGGCAGATCAACATGGACTCCCCAGTGATGGCTCAGAAGGCGAGGGTAGTTGTGGCACCAGCGGCAGCCCCTGATGGTGGCTACGCCCGGTTCATCCTGCTCTCCTGCTTCCTGGTCTTTGGCCTGACCTATGGGGTCATTAAGGTCTTTGGTGTATTCTACGTTGAGATACACAGACACTTTGAAGCCACAGCAACAGGAACATCTTGGATTACCTCTATTGCCGTGGCTACACTTCACTTCTTGG CTCCATTAGCATCTGTTTTGAGTGCTCGCTACAGCCATCGCTCTGTAGTAATAATGGGAGGACTGATGTGCGGCATAGGAGTCGTGTTTGGGTCTTTCGCTCGTAACCTGAGTGAACTCTACTTGACAGTGGGATTCCTGAATG GTTTTGGCTATGCAATGACTTGGCCTACCACAGTGACCATGCTGGGCTTGTACTTTGAAAAGAGGCGCCCAGTGGCAAACGCCTTGGCCAGCTCTGGAGAGTGCGTCCTTACCTTTGTCCTCACACCCTTATTCCAGCTGTTAATTGACAGCTACTCCTGGAGGGGTGCTTTGCTAATCCTGGGGGGTCTGCAGCttaacctctgtgtgtgtgggatgcTGCTGAGGCCCCTAAAGGCCACCAGATACGTGATTTGTGAGGTCAAAGCAGGGGAGGAAGGCTTGTCCCAGGAATTGCTACCAAAAGACGACTCGGAGCAGAGCAAACCAAGCTTCCTAGAtgcagaggagctgagagtaTCTGATGGTTCTGATCACGGGACAATCAAGGCATTTCTTGAGGACCCTGAAGAAATACCTAATTCAACCATGAAAATACAAGACTCAAACAACAGGACTAAGAGGGCTGAACTAAGGACCAAAATCCTTCGCTACATCGACTATACCCTCATTACCAATGCAAAATTCATGGTTTACTCAATGTTTGGGGTGTTTGCTGCACTGGGTTTTTTTGCCCCAGGTCTGTTCCTGATTCCATATGCTCGTAGTAAGGGGATTGAGGAGTACCAGGCAGCTGCACTCATGTCCATCTCTGCAGTGTTGGACCTGTTTGGAAGGGTGTTCTTTGGCTGGTTGGCAAACTTGAGACTGGTGGAGATG GTGCTGCAGCTGACAGCAACTATGCTTCTGCTGGGTACTGTGTTACTCCTCTGCCCGCTGGCCTCTTCTTACTTAGAgctggctgctttcagcgcaGCATATGGCCTGATGTACGGTGCTGCGGTCGCCATCCACATCACCATGCTGGCTGAGATTGTGGGCGTCAATAGGCTCGGAAGTGCGCTGGGGTTCTTCTTGCTCATACGCAGTAGCGGAGGCCTGCTCGGACCTCCCATTGCTG